Below is a window of Planctomycetes bacterium MalM25 DNA.
GAGCGGGCGCTGGATGTCGAGCGAGCCCTGCTCGGACGCCAAGTCGGGGAGCGGGTCGCGCTGTCGGTCCAGCGCAGCGGCAAGCCGGTCGATCTCCGGCTGGCGGTCGCCCGCCGCGGGCAGGCATCGAGCCGACAGGCTTCGACCCACGTCGCCACGAAGAAGGAGACCACCCCCAGCCGGGGCAAGGCGTGGGAGGTCCTCGGCCTGAAGCTCGACGAGGAGCCGAAGGCGACCTTCCAACGCCGCAGCAGCCGCTACCGCGGGGGGATGCGGGTCGTTGACGTCCGCACCGACGGCCCCGCGGCCGCGAAGGGCATCCGGACCGGGGACATCCTCGTCGGCATGCACCGCTGGGAGACCGCCTCGACGGAGGACATCCGCTACATCGTGAACAACGATCAGCTCGCCCAGCTGGACGAGGTGAAGTTCTACATCCTGCGGGGTCAGGAGACGCTCTACGGCGCCATGCGGGTCGACAGCGTCCGCTAGCGGGTTAGGGTGAGGGGCTGACGCCACCCTCACCGCAAGCACCCGGCCCCATGGAACTCGGCTTCGTCGATTGGCTCCGCGAGCGTCTGCCCCCGAGCCCGCACGTGCGGATCGGCGTGGGCGACGACGCCGCGTTGCTCGATCTGCCGAGCGGCCAGCTCGTGACGACGGCCGACCTGCTGATCGACGGCGTGCATTTCTTGACCGCCGAGCACGCCCCCGAGCGGATCGGCCGCAAGGCGCTTGCCGTGAACCTGAGCGACCTGGCCGCGATGGCCGCCCGCCCCGCCGGCGCCGTAGTGAGCCTCGCCCTGCCTCGCGACGGGGCGTGCGGGCTCGATCCTCGGGAACTCGCCGCGCGGCTGATCGAGGGGATGCTGCCGCTCGCCGAGGAGTTCGGCTGCCCGATCGTCGGCGGCGACACGAACGTCGGCCCGGGGCCGCTCTCGATCGCGGTGACCGCCTTCGGCGAGCCGACCGAGCGCGGCGTCGTGCGGCGCGACGGCGCCCGGCCGGGCGATGCGATCTGCGTCACCGGCCCGCTCGGCGGCAGCCTCGCGGGCAAGCACCTCGACTTTATACCGCTTGTTCGCGAAGCGCTCACGATGCACGAGCAGGTGACAATCCATGCGATGATGGACCTTAGCGATGGGCTCTCACTCGACCTACGGCGGATGTGTGCAGCAAGCGGTGTCGGGGCGGTTATCGATGAGGATTCGATACCGATCACCGAGTCGACTCAGCACGATGTCTCCCGGGCTCTGTCCGATGGGGAAGACTTCGAGCTCCTTTTCACGCTGCCCGATAGTGAACTGCGTAAGTTGATAGACACACCTGCTCAGGGGAATCAGCCAACGCGGATCGGCACGGTCACCGCGGAAACCGAGATCCTCTTACGTGATGATAGCGGCGCAACAGAACCGCTGACGCCCCAAGGCTACGAGCACCGATGACCCAGACGATCGAGATCGCCAACGAAGCGGAGACCGTCGCCCTCGGCGAGCGGCTGGCCTCGGTGCTCCGGGCGCCGGCGACGGTGGCCCTTGTTGGACCGTTGGGGGCGGGGAAGACACGCCTTGTGCAGGCGGTCGCGGCGGCGCTCGGGGTGACCGAGGAGGTCACCAGCCCCACGTTCGTGCTCATCAACGAGTACCGGACCGGCAGCACGCCGATCTACCACCTCGACGCCTACCGCCTGAAGGACGAGGACGAGTTCCTCGAACTGGGCGTCGACGAGTACTTCGCCGGCGGAGCCTCCTCAGGCCCGGGCCTCACCTTCGTCGAGTGGGGCGATCGGTTCCCCGACTGCCTGCCGGAGCGGGTCGTCACGGTCACGATCGAATCACTCGATTCGCAGCGACGCCGCGCGACAATCGAAGGCCTCGCCGCTCAGCTCTGAGCTGCTTCAGCGGGCGCCGGAGCGGCTTGCGGCGCCGCGTCCGGGTCGGGGCCCGGCTTGCCGCCGACGATCTTGTCGATGCCGACGGCGTTCTCGATACGCCACAGGATGCGGTCGGTCGTTTTGCGGTGGTACTTGTAGTTGTCGACGACGAACGTCCGTGCCCGCCCCCCCTCGTCCTTGTACCGGACCCGAGCGATGCCCTTGTCGCGCCACTGCTTCTTCTCGATGGCGGTCACCTGGTCGAGTGAGAACGACTCTCCCCAGCGTGAGTCGACGCCATTCTCGTTGAGCTCAAACCACCGACCGTTCGTCCGCAACACCGTGGTAAGGAAGTAGATCGCTCCCAACAGCGAGATGCCGGCCATGATGTACTGGCCGTAGATGTCTCCCTGCGCGCGCAGCTTGGCGGGAGGGGCTTCGTCCCAGCCGGCTTCGGCTGCCTTCTCCTTCCAAGCCGTTTCCAGCTCGGGGTAATCCGACAGGTTGGTGCGCAGGATTTGGTAGAAGCCGCCATGCCCGTGCAGCTTCTTCTCGTGGACGACGCGTGTGATCTCATCCTTATCGGACTCGGAGAGGGTCTCCTCGGCCATCGTGTAGAGCGTCTGGCCTCGCTCCATCTGATCGGGCCATGTCACCAGCCCGTCGTACAGGCAGTACGCCATGAAGCCGAGCGCGGCGAGGCCGAGCCACTTGAAGCGGCTGTAGAACTTCGGGTTGTTCTCGGCCCGCAGGGGGAGGGTGACGTCTTGACTCACGGCGTGGACTCTTATCGGACGGTTGAGATAAGGGTTTGCCGGCCCCGATGGGCCGACTAGCCATTGTGATGCGGGGGGGCGCTCTTCGTTCCCATGCTTCTTCAGATTGTGGCTCCCGTCCGAGGGAGCGGCCCTCGGGATCGGCCCGAACCGCACAACCGGAACGGTCGGTCACAGGATGTAGCGGCTGAGGTCCTCGTCCTGGGTGACTTCTTCTAAGCGCTGACGGACGTACGCGGCGTTGACGGGCACCTGGGCGCCCTCCATCTCGGGGGCCTCGAAGGAGAGCTCTTCGAGCAGGCGTTCCATGATCGTGTACAGCCGGCGGGCGCCGATGTTCTGCGTCGATTGGTTCACGGTGTAGGCGTACTCGGCGAGGGCGTCGACCGCGTCGTCGGCGAACTCGATGCGGACCCCTTCGGTCTCCATCAGGGCCGTGTACTGCTTGGTCAGCGACCCCTTCGGCTCGGTGAGGATGCGGACGAAGTCGGCCTTGGTGAGGTCGTCCAGCTCGACGCGGATCGGGAACCGGCCCTGCAGTTCGGGCATCAGCTCGCTCGGCTTCGTCTTGTGGAAGGCTCCGGCGGCGACGAACAGGATGTGATCGGTCTTGATGTAGCCGTAGCGGGTTTGCACGGTCGTCCCTTCGACGATCGGCAGCAGGTCGCGCTGCACGCCCTGTCGCGAGACGTCCGCCCCCTTGCCCCCTTCGGTGGCGACCACCTTGTCGATCTCGTCGAGGAAGATCATGCCCGACTCCTCGGCCAGGTCGATCGCCTCGGCGTTGACCTTCTCGTCATCAATCAGGCGTTCGCATTCTTGCTCGAAGAGGACCTCGCGGGCTTCGGCGACGGTCAACCGACGGCGCGACACCTGCTTGGGCAGCATCTTCTCGATCATGCCCTGCATGTCGAAATCCATGTCGCCCCCGCCCGGCCCGCCCATGCCCGGGATCATCATGGCCTGGGCCTTCTTCTCGACCGAGAGCTCGACCGTGCGGTCCTCCAGTTCGCCCGCCACGAGCATTGCCCGCATCTTCTCGCGGTTGCGCTCGTGCCGCTCCGCGGCGTCCTCCATGCCGGCGGTGGCGTCGATCGTCGTCGGCGTGGGGACCAGCTTGTCGAGCAGCCGCTCGTCGGTCTTCTTCTTGGCCTCCTCCTTTACCTCCTCGCGCATCCGCTCGCGGACCAGGCCGATCGCGTTCTCGACCAGCTCGCGGACCATGCTCTCGACGTCGCGCCCGTAGTAGCCGACCTCGGTGTACTTGGTCGCCTCGACCTTGATGAACGGCGCGCCGGTCAGCTTCGCCAGCCGGCGGGCGATCTCGGTCTTGCCCACGCCGGTGGGACCGATCATCAGGATGTTCTTCGGCGAGACCTCCTTGCGGAGCTCCTCGTCCAGCCGCCGGCGGCGCCAGCGGTTGCGGATCGCCACGGCGACGGCGCGCTTCGCGTCCGCTTGGCCAACGATGTACCGGTCGAGCTCGGCGACGATCTGCTTGGGAGTCAGTTCTTTCACGAGGTTGCCTGGAGCGACTCGACGACGATGCTGTGGTTGCTGTAAACGCAGATGTCCGCCGCGACGCCGAGCGCCTCGCGGACGATCTCCTCGGCCGACAGCGACGAGTGGGCCACCAACGCCCGCGCCGCCGCGGTCGCGTAGTTGCCCCCCGAGCCGATGCCCAGCACGCCGTCCGAGGGCTGGATCACGTCGCCCGTGCCGGAGACCAGCAGCGTGTCCTTCGCGTCGGCGACGGCGATCAACGCCTCGAGCCGGCGTAGGGCCCGGTCGGTGCGCCACTCCTTGGCGAGCTCGGTCGCCGCGCGGGGCATGTTTTGCGGGTGGTCCTTCAGCTTCGACTCGAACCGCTCCAGCAAGGCGAACGCGTCCGCCGCGGAGCCCGCGAAGCCGGTCATCACGCGCCCCTCGCCCAAGAGACGCACCTTGCGGGCGTCGGACTTCATGACGGTGTCGCCGAGGCTCACCTGCCCGTCGCCTCCCATGGCGACGAGGCCGTCCTTGCGGACGGTGAGGATGGTCGTGGAGCGGATGCGTGGTCGGGCCATGCGAGGATTGTCCGCGGCGGGACAACCGTTGGCCAGGGGCGCGTCAGCCGTCGCCCAGCGGTTTCGGCTTGCAGAGGACGCCCTTTTTCGCGGCGGCGCGGCCGCACTTGGTGCAGGCGTAGCAGGGGCGGGCGACCAGTTCGCGCAGCTCCTCCCAGCGTTCGCGGAGGTCCTTCTTGGACCAGTCACAGATCGCTTTCTCTTTCGACAACGGGCTGTCCGGGCGGGGCCGATGGATCCGGGAGGGGTCGCCTCGATAGGATAGCTCACGCCCAGTCGCCCTTCGCCCAGGATTTCAACGGGATGCCGAGCCAACGCCTCAGCCGCAGCCCCTCGCTCATGAGCCGCGATGAGTCGGCCCTGCTGGTCATCGACCTGCAGGAGCGCCTCCTAGCCGCCCAGCCCGACGCGGCAAGGATCGTGTGGAACTCGCGGCGGCTGCTCGACGGCGCCCGGGCGCTCGGCGTCGTGGTGGCGGCGACCGAGCAGGTCCCCAACAAGCTGGACGCCACGACGGCGGAGCTCGCCGAGCGGCTGCCAGCACCGATCGCCAAGCAAGACTTCAGCGCCGGTGCGTGCGGAGAGCTGCTCGCCGCCTGGCGCGACGCGGGCGTCCGGCACGTGGTGCTCGCGGGGATCGAGTCGCACGTCTGTGTTGCGCAAACAGCGGCCGACCTCGTCGCCGCCGGCTTCGAGCCCCAGGTTGCGGTCGATGCGATCGGTTCGCGTTACGAGATCGATCACCAGACGGCGCTACGACGCTTCGAGTCGCAGGCCATCACGCTGACGACCACCGAGGCGGTCCTCTTCGAGTGGTGCGAGACCGCCGCCGACCCAGCTTTCAAAGCGATCAGCGCTCTGGCGAAGGAGATCGCGCCGAGTTGAGTGCTCACTTCACCTTGGCGTCGTCCTCGTCCGGCTTGGACGCCACGCGTTTGCCTTCGCGCAACACGACGCGGCGGAACGGCTCGATGCCGTCGCGGACGTCGAGCACCTCGGGGCTGTTGACGACCGAGTCGAGCGGCCCGTGCTTGGTGATGAAACCACGGAGGCGGTTGAGCTTTGTGTCGAAGCTCGCCTCGTCGGGCGGACCCGCGCCCGGAGCGGCGCCCCACAGCACGGTGGTGTCGCCTGTAGACAGGAGGTTGTAACTCCAGAAGCGACGGCCCGCGCGGACCTCGGGGGTCGAATCGACCCGCACGGCGAGCAGATCGAGTTCTTCCCACAGCGGCCCGAA
It encodes the following:
- the thiL gene encoding Thiamine-monophosphate kinase; translated protein: MELGFVDWLRERLPPSPHVRIGVGDDAALLDLPSGQLVTTADLLIDGVHFLTAEHAPERIGRKALAVNLSDLAAMAARPAGAVVSLALPRDGACGLDPRELAARLIEGMLPLAEEFGCPIVGGDTNVGPGPLSIAVTAFGEPTERGVVRRDGARPGDAICVTGPLGGSLAGKHLDFIPLVREALTMHEQVTIHAMMDLSDGLSLDLRRMCAASGVGAVIDEDSIPITESTQHDVSRALSDGEDFELLFTLPDSELRKLIDTPAQGNQPTRIGTVTAETEILLRDDSGATEPLTPQGYEHR
- the tsaE gene encoding tRNA threonylcarbamoyladenosine biosynthesis protein TsaE; protein product: MTQTIEIANEAETVALGERLASVLRAPATVALVGPLGAGKTRLVQAVAAALGVTEEVTSPTFVLINEYRTGSTPIYHLDAYRLKDEDEFLELGVDEYFAGGASSGPGLTFVEWGDRFPDCLPERVVTVTIESLDSQRRRATIEGLAAQL
- the clpY gene encoding ATP-dependent protease ATPase subunit ClpY; translated protein: MKELTPKQIVAELDRYIVGQADAKRAVAVAIRNRWRRRRLDEELRKEVSPKNILMIGPTGVGKTEIARRLAKLTGAPFIKVEATKYTEVGYYGRDVESMVRELVENAIGLVRERMREEVKEEAKKKTDERLLDKLVPTPTTIDATAGMEDAAERHERNREKMRAMLVAGELEDRTVELSVEKKAQAMMIPGMGGPGGGDMDFDMQGMIEKMLPKQVSRRRLTVAEAREVLFEQECERLIDDEKVNAEAIDLAEESGMIFLDEIDKVVATEGGKGADVSRQGVQRDLLPIVEGTTVQTRYGYIKTDHILFVAAGAFHKTKPSELMPELQGRFPIRVELDDLTKADFVRILTEPKGSLTKQYTALMETEGVRIEFADDAVDALAEYAYTVNQSTQNIGARRLYTIMERLLEELSFEAPEMEGAQVPVNAAYVRQRLEEVTQDEDLSRYIL
- the hslV gene encoding ATP-dependent protease subunit HslV, with the protein product MARPRIRSTTILTVRKDGLVAMGGDGQVSLGDTVMKSDARKVRLLGEGRVMTGFAGSAADAFALLERFESKLKDHPQNMPRAATELAKEWRTDRALRRLEALIAVADAKDTLLVSGTGDVIQPSDGVLGIGSGGNYATAAARALVAHSSLSAEEIVREALGVAADICVYSNHSIVVESLQATS
- the phzD gene encoding putative isochorismatase, which codes for MPSQRLSRSPSLMSRDESALLVIDLQERLLAAQPDAARIVWNSRRLLDGARALGVVVAATEQVPNKLDATTAELAERLPAPIAKQDFSAGACGELLAAWRDAGVRHVVLAGIESHVCVAQTAADLVAAGFEPQVAVDAIGSRYEIDHQTALRRFESQAITLTTTEAVLFEWCETAADPAFKAISALAKEIAPS